The Arachis hypogaea cultivar Tifrunner chromosome 16, arahy.Tifrunner.gnm2.J5K5, whole genome shotgun sequence genome contains a region encoding:
- the LOC112758825 gene encoding GDSL esterase/lipase LTL1 codes for MKESQRMRCIYKVTFLNPIATTKFLIFAGAGSLFLTIMDQKKPPIRKSVSMYIVLLLGFVIGGVKVVEGRAFFVFGDSLVDNGNNNYLATTARADSYPYGIDFPSHRPTGRFSNGLNIPDLISEKLGSEPTLPYLSPALDGERLLVGANFASAGIGILNDTGIQFINIIRIMRQLQYFEQYQERVSGLIGEEGARRLVNEALVLITLGGNDFVNNYFLLPFSARSRQFAIPDYVVYLISEYRKILVRLYELGARRIMVTGTGPLGCVPAELSQHSRNGECYAPLQEASDLFNPQLFQLINQLNSEIGSDVYISANAFAMNMDFIGNPQQFGFITSKVACCGQGPYNGIGLCTPISNLCPNRDLYAFWDPFHPSERANRIIVDRFMIGDSTYMHPMNLSTIMLLDSSST; via the exons ATGAAAGAATCACAACGAATGAGGTGTATATATAAAGTTACCTTTCTTAACCCAATTGCTACTACTAAATTTCTCATCTTTGCTGGGGCTGGTTCACTATTCCTTACAATAATGGACCAAAAGAAGCCACCAATTAGAAAGAGTGTTTCTATGTATATTGTGTTATTATTAGGGTTTGTGATTGGTGGAGTGAAAGTAGTTGAAGGTCGAGCTTTCTTTGTATTTGGAGATTCATTGGTTGACAATGGAAACAATAACTACCTTGCAACCACTGCAAGAGCTGATTCATACCCTTATGGCATTGATTTTCCATCTCACAGACCCACTGGCCGCTTCTCCAATGGCCTTAACATCCCTGACCTTATCA GTGAGAAACTTGGGTCAGAACCGACATTGCCATATTTGAGTCCAGCGCTTGACGGAGAAAGACTACTCGTTGGTGCCAACTTTGCTTCAGCTGGAATCGGCATTCTCAATGACACTGGAATTCAGTTT ATAAACATAATAAGAATAATGAGGCAATTGCAGTACTTTGAGCAGTATCAGGAAAGAGTAAGTGGATTAATCGGAGAAGAAGGAGCAAGAAGACTGGTGAACGAAGCATTGGTTCTGATAACGTTGGGTGGCAATGATTTTGTCAACAACTATTTCTTGTTACCCTTCTCTGCCAGATCCAGACAATTTGCGATACCGGATTATGTTGTATACCTCATCTCTGAGTATCGCAAAATTCTTGTG AGGCTATATGAATTGGGAGCAAGAAGGATTATGGTAACTGGTACAGGACCATTAGGTTGTGTTCCAGCAGAGTTATCTCAACATAGCAGAAATGGAGAATGTTATGCACCGCTTCAAGAAGCTTCTGATTTGTTCAACCCTCAACTCTTTCAACTCATTAATCAACTCAACTCTGAAATTGGTTCTGATGTCTATATTTCTGCAAATGCCTTTGCCATGAATATGGATTTTATTGGTAATCCACAACAATTTG GATTTATAACATCAAAAGTAGCATGCTGTGGTCAAGGACCGTACAATGGGATTGGACTATGCACACCAATATCAAACTTGTGTCCAAACAGAGATTTGTATGCATTCTGGGACCCCTTCCATCCCAGCGAGAGAGCCAACAGAATCATTGTTGACAGGTTCATGATCGGTGACTCCACATACATGCATCCCATGAATCTCAGCACCATTATGCTCTTGGATTCATCATCCACCTAG